The Pseudomonas solani genome segment CTACGGGGCGGCCCTCGCGGCCTAACCCTTCTGGTGGCTTCGGCCGCCAGCAGTCATAAGGGGATGCCTGTAAACCCGAAATGACTGTCAGATAGAACAGGATCGCCGCCAAGTTCGCTGTAGACGTAACGGCTAAAACTTATACAGCTCGCTCTGAGCACCCTGCCAGTCGGGCCGCAAAGAGCTAACTCAGTAGACTTGGCTAAGCATGTAGTCCCGAAAGCGGCGCACTGGCGGACGGGGGTTCAAATCCCCCCGGCTCCACCAAACGCAAAGCCCCTGAAGATCGCGAGATCTCCAGGGGCTTTTTCTTTGGGCGCAGATCAACCCAATCCCTCCGAAGCCTAGACGCCGGCCCGGGAAGCCTTCGGCACTATTCCGACCTGCATGCCGAATGGGTTGAACACACTGTTAAGCGTCTGCAACGTGGGATTACTTTCGTCGTGCTCCAGTTGCCGCAGGGCTCGCAACGACAACTTGCACATCTGCGCAAACCGAGCCTGCTGTAGCCCGGTCACCTTTTTTCGCAGGCGCCGGACAGCTTCCCCAATGGTGATCTCACCGGAAGCCAGTTGCTGCTGCAGCTCATTCAAGATGCGGGAACGCTCCAAGATATCCACTAGACAAACCTCATAAAAAGGCAATTTAGTGCCTAAAAATAGGCTTTGACGTTAGAAAGCGGCATTTTATTACCCCTTTCAAACGGAAATAGAAACTTCGCGCTAGTCTCTGGTTCGAGTCTTCTTGCTCATCATGCTGCTGGGGGAAAACTGTACCCTCGCCTCCATCTCGTACTCGACACCATCAACAGCAGTTCGCTGATACCTCTTCGGAGCTCTAGATCGAAAGAGCCCTTTGCTGCAGAGCCAATCTGAATCACGAACGTCCTTCCCTGGGAGATATCACTGAGTTACTGATCAGATTCAAATAACCACTGCCCACCAAACGCAAAGCCCCTGAGGATCGCGAGATCTCCAGGGGCTTTTCTTTGGGCGCCGACAAGCTTGCTCACAGCAACAGCAAGAAGACGCGACTACGGGGAAAACCCCAGCTCCTCCACAATCAGCATCCCGCTTGGCGCTCTCACTGCCAGCTTCACCGAATCGCCCCGCACCTCCAGCACCTCGACCTCGATCCCCTGGGTCAGCAACAGTCGCATGACCTGCGTCCCCAGCTTCCCATCAAGGAGGTTGATCGACACCACATCGCCCAGCCGGCAGACGCCTTCATGTAATTGCACGTAACGTACCTCCGATTTCTCCTGAGGTAGAGGACAGCACAGGGAAAGGACCAGGGCGAGGGCAAGTGGATGGCTTCGGAGAATTCCCTGTCACCAAGGACGGCATTTCTATGCCCGGGTGCATAGGCGCATACACCTGGCGAAGCTCGTGCAATGGTATTTCAACGAGCATTTCTCGAACCCGACCTCCCTTCACTCCTCCTGCGCCCTCTGCATCTCCAGCAACCGAGAAAAATCTTCGAGATTGCTACGCGACAGCTGCACCACCGCATCCATCAGTGCCCCTTCCCGGTACTCGCCAAACCAGGGCCCGGGGAAGCCTTCCCGAAACGCAGCGTTATCCAGAATGATCTCGGCGATCACCTGAACCGTATGCAGCCTCGACTCCAACCGCTCGCGCAGTTCGCGAAGGCGACGTTGTTGATGGGTCAGTGAAAGCGGATCGGGATCATTCATGGCAGCAACTCCTTGGTTCGGCTATCAAGCCGTTTCGCATAAAAACGAGCATGCCCAGCGCGGCGTGAGTCGGCCAGACTCCTGGTAGAGCCACAGCCGTATTCCAACCAGTTGATGTTTTCCGCCATGGGCCAGACGGACACTTCAGCGTGAGCACTAAGCAGCAAGCCGCCGGGACGCCCTCCCCTCTCCCTCACGACTCCCGTTCCTTTTCCACGAGCTCACGGGTTAGCAACGCGACGTTGACCATCACATGCTTGCCCAGCTTGTGTGAGGGGATGTAGCCGTTGCGAATCCATCCCCAGACGATGTTGTGTTCATCCCCCAATGCGTATCCAGTCGGCGAATTCGCGCCACGGCATGATCGGAGGTGCGCAGATCAGGTGTTTGAGCGTTAGGTCGGTTCCTTCCACATCCTTGGCCTTTGCTGCACTATGTTGGCTTTCAAGCGGCTTGAGCGGCACTCAAGTCAATAATTACCCAGGTCAATTATTGACTTTACCGATTTAAAGTCAATAGTTACCTCGAAAAATGCGGTTTGTCTGACTACATGGAAAGCTCTGCAGATAGGGCAAGGCTGCTAATCAAGAAGATCGGCCCAAAAAAACTTAGCCAATTGAGCGATACCGAACACAGTCGCTGGCTCAATGTGAGCAAAGGGGCTGTGCGTGTTAGCACAGAGGAGATCGATGTGCTTGTGAGCGCTTTCCCTCAGTACGCACTTTGGATTGCGAGTGGGAAAATTCTTCCGGAAGGAGGGCAAACCAGTCCGGACTTCGATGAGAAGAGCTCAAACTGAACTTAATTCCACCTCAACCCTGGATAAAGTCAATTTGCCTTTGGCCTGGTTAGGGTTAAACGACGTGAGTCATTTAGCTTCAAGACAATGAAGAAAAAGGATGATCAAAGAGCGCGTTCTCACCATCCTGTCGTGGTCGGAAATCCGGCTGCCGAAACTTGAGGAGCTGACCGGGATCAGCCGCTACACCTGGAGTAACCTCAAGAACCCCTCCAAGAACAGAGAGATCAAGGAGGAGGAGATCCTGGCAATCGCCAAGGTCTACCCCCAGTTCCGCTGGTGGCTCCTGACAGGTGAGGTGATGCCTGAGGTAGGGCAGACATGTCTCTGCTGCATCACCTCCAGCCCATCATGAGTAACCCATTCCGGGATAAGCCTGAAATGGGTTTATTCAAACCACCGGCCCTCGTTCCGGTGACCCCATGAAAACCATCAACTCTCCGCCCTACCAACGCCTGCTCGAATTGCTCATCGCAGCGCGTAATGAGTCGGGTATGACCCAACAGCAACTGTCAGAGAAGCTGCTGCGTCCTCAGTCCTACGTATCCAAATACGAGCGCGGTGAAAGACGGCTCGATGTGGTCGAGTTCCTGCTGGTCGTGCAGAGCCTCGGTGCGGAGCCCTTTGCGCTCTTGCGGGAGATTCAGCCCTTGCTCGATCAATTCGGCAGGCGTCAGGAAAACGAAATCGACTGACCCCAAAAGCAAAAAAAGCGGGAGCCCCAAAAGGCTCCCGCTTTTCATTTCGGTCTTCGCTTCACCCCATCACTTATTGCCAGTCAACGCCGCATAGCTGGTCATCAGGTTGCGGTAATCGGGGATGTGGTTGGAGCAC includes the following:
- a CDS encoding helix-turn-helix domain-containing protein, giving the protein MDILERSRILNELQQQLASGEITIGEAVRRLRKKVTGLQQARFAQMCKLSLRALRQLEHDESNPTLQTLNSVFNPFGMQVGIVPKASRAGV
- a CDS encoding carbon storage regulator — translated: MQLHEGVCRLGDVVSINLLDGKLGTQVMRLLLTQGIEVEVLEVRGDSVKLAVRAPSGMLIVEELGFSP
- a CDS encoding XRE family transcriptional regulator, yielding MIKERVLTILSWSEIRLPKLEELTGISRYTWSNLKNPSKNREIKEEEILAIAKVYPQFRWWLLTGEVMPEVGQTCLCCITSSPS
- a CDS encoding helix-turn-helix domain-containing protein, which codes for MKTINSPPYQRLLELLIAARNESGMTQQQLSEKLLRPQSYVSKYERGERRLDVVEFLLVVQSLGAEPFALLREIQPLLDQFGRRQENEID